The sequence AGCAGATTGGACAGGTTGCGCGGGGTCAGGAATCCGCCGTCGGTCTGCCAGCTGAAGAACAGCCAGATCAGCACCACGGCAAACACCAGCGCGAGCATTTTGTAGCGGGTGAACAGTTGTTTGACCTGATTCATTTACGCGGATTTCCGATCATTATTGTTATGACTGCCAGGCTGGCTGAGGGCAGCGGCGAGCACCTGTTCCTGGGTAAGTTCATGGTTGATGAAGTCGCCCCGCAACTGGCCTTCACCGATCACCAGCACACGGTCGGAAACGCCGAGCACTTCCGCCAGCTCCGACGAGACCATGATGATCGACACGCCGGCGGCGGCCAGCGCGCCCATCAACTTGTAGATTTCGTATTTGGCGCCGACGTCCACGCCTCGGGTCGGCTCATCGAGAATCAGCACCCGGGGTTTGGCCAGCAGCATCTTCGCCAGCACGGCTTTTTGCTGATTGCCACCGGACAGACTGGTGATTGGCAGGAACGGGCTGGCGGTCTTGAGGTGCAGGCGCGAGATTTCCTGATCGATGCAGCCCAGTTCGGCTTCGGCATCGATGCGGGTGAGTTTCGAATAGTTGTCCAGCACGGCGAGGGTGATGTTCTGGCCGACGCCCAGGTCCGGAATGATGCCTTGGCGTTTGCGGTCCTCGGGCACCAGGCACAGGCCGGCGCGGATGGACTTGAGCGGCGTGCGGGTGTCGATGGCTTGCCCGTCCAGCCAGACTTCGCCCTCGTGGCGACCGGGGTAAGCGCCGAACAGCGCAGTCACCAGTTCGGTACGGCCGGCACCGACCAGCCCGGCGATGCCGAGGATTTCGCCGCGCTTGAGGACGAAGGAAATATCGTCGACCCGTTTGCGCTTGGGATTGTCGACGTCGTAGCAAGTGATGTGGCGGGCCTCGAAAATCACTTCGCCAATGTCGTGTGGCTCGCTGGGGTAGAGGTTGCTCATTTCCCGCCCGACCATCTGCGTGATGATCTGCGCAATGTCCATGTCGGCCATGGCGGTGGTGGCGATGTGTTTGCCGTCGCGGATCACTGAAATGGTGTCGCACACGGCGGCCACTTCATCGAGCTTGTGCGAGATATAGACGCAGGCAACGCCCTTGGCTTTGAGGTCGCGGATGATGTCCAGCAATACCTCGATTTCCGAACGGCTCAAGGCTGATGAAGGCTCGTCGAGGATCAGCAGGCGGGCCTTTTTGTTCAGGGCCTTGGCGATTTCCACCAGTTGCTGATAGCCGCCGCCGTACTGTGAAACCGGCAGCGAGACGTTCATGTCGGGGACTTTCAGTTCGCGCATCAACGCTTCGGCGCGGTGGATCATCGCCGGGTAATTCATCCGTCCGCCGGGCAGCGTCAATTCATGGCCCATGAAAATGTTTTCGGCCACCGAAAGGTCGGGCACCAGTGTCAGTTCCTGGTGAATGATGACGATACCGGCGGCTTCCGTTTCGCTGATCGATTGCGCCTTGAGCGGTTGCCCGTCCCAGAGGATTTCACCGTCCCAGGTGCCGTGCGGGTAGACCGCCGAGAGGATTTTCATCAGTGTGGATTTGCCGGCGCCATTCTCGCCGCACAGGCCAACGCACTCGCCGGGTCTGACTTTGATGTCGATGCCGTTGAGCGCTTTGACACCGCCGAAGGTTTTGACGATGCCGTTCATTTGCAGCAGATAGTCGGACATGCACAGGGCTCGTATATCAAAGACTCACACACCACTGAACCTGGGTGGGAGCGAGCCTGCTCGCGAAAGCGTCAGTTCAGACAATGCTTCGTTGACTGACACACCGTCTTCGCGAGCAGGCTCGCTCCCACAAGGGTTTTCGCATCACCGGAGATCACTTCCCGGCAATTTGCGCCTTGGTGTAGAAGCCGTCCTGTTCGAGCAGGTCGATGT comes from Pseudomonas sp. RU47 and encodes:
- the xylG gene encoding D-xylose ABC transporter ATP-binding protein; protein product: MSDYLLQMNGIVKTFGGVKALNGIDIKVRPGECVGLCGENGAGKSTLMKILSAVYPHGTWDGEILWDGQPLKAQSISETEAAGIVIIHQELTLVPDLSVAENIFMGHELTLPGGRMNYPAMIHRAEALMRELKVPDMNVSLPVSQYGGGYQQLVEIAKALNKKARLLILDEPSSALSRSEIEVLLDIIRDLKAKGVACVYISHKLDEVAAVCDTISVIRDGKHIATTAMADMDIAQIITQMVGREMSNLYPSEPHDIGEVIFEARHITCYDVDNPKRKRVDDISFVLKRGEILGIAGLVGAGRTELVTALFGAYPGRHEGEVWLDGQAIDTRTPLKSIRAGLCLVPEDRKRQGIIPDLGVGQNITLAVLDNYSKLTRIDAEAELGCIDQEISRLHLKTASPFLPITSLSGGNQQKAVLAKMLLAKPRVLILDEPTRGVDVGAKYEIYKLMGALAAAGVSIIMVSSELAEVLGVSDRVLVIGEGQLRGDFINHELTQEQVLAAALSQPGSHNNNDRKSA